A single Microbacterium protaetiae DNA region contains:
- a CDS encoding type II toxin-antitoxin system VapC family toxin, with translation MTTFYVDTSVLGRVLLRHSPPALSWFEDAAEQGALVSSRLLRTEMTRLVRREGLRMRDRDEILDYVATIPLDHPVLMEAEAIVPHVRTLDAIHLASALRAGIEDLVVATHDARMLDVAEIMGFRVVDPCVAP, from the coding sequence GTGACCACTTTCTACGTGGACACCTCCGTTCTCGGGCGGGTCCTGCTGCGCCACTCTCCGCCGGCTCTGTCGTGGTTTGAGGATGCCGCGGAGCAGGGCGCACTCGTCTCCTCGCGCTTGCTGAGAACCGAGATGACCCGACTGGTTCGCCGCGAAGGTTTGCGGATGCGCGACCGGGACGAGATCTTGGACTACGTCGCGACCATCCCGCTGGATCATCCCGTTTTGATGGAGGCTGAGGCTATCGTTCCGCACGTACGGACTCTGGATGCGATCCATCTGGCATCCGCGTTGCGCGCAGGAATCGAGGACCTGGTCGTGGCGACGCACGACGCGAGGATGCTCGACGTCGCCGAGATCATGGGCTTCCGCGTCGTCGATCCCTGCGTCGCACCATGA
- a CDS encoding RNA polymerase sigma factor, with translation MTARDDRASSFDDAVTTNRDALLAYFQRRLSNPADAAEAFGELLLTAWRARRRMPEGETETRMWLYGIARNVLRNAHRTLARRSAAVEKLKEDFTAAAYEVEPPHGEVWEAIATLPAEDAELLRLVYWDGLNSHEAAQIVGINASTARSRLSKARATIRTVLEQANAPAGERHV, from the coding sequence ATGACGGCCAGGGATGACCGGGCCAGCTCGTTCGACGACGCGGTTACCACTAACCGGGATGCGTTGTTGGCGTACTTTCAACGGCGGTTGTCGAACCCGGCTGACGCCGCCGAAGCGTTTGGTGAACTGCTTCTTACGGCTTGGAGGGCACGACGACGGATGCCGGAGGGTGAGACCGAAACGCGCATGTGGCTCTACGGAATCGCCCGTAACGTGCTTCGGAACGCACACCGCACACTCGCGCGTCGCTCAGCTGCCGTGGAAAAGCTCAAAGAAGACTTCACCGCCGCCGCTTACGAAGTAGAACCGCCCCATGGAGAAGTATGGGAAGCCATCGCGACACTGCCAGCCGAAGATGCAGAGCTGTTGCGCCTCGTCTACTGGGACGGGCTGAACTCGCACGAAGCGGCACAGATTGTTGGCATCAACGCCTCAACCGCTCGCTCGCGCCTGTCGAAGGCGAGAGCCACGATCCGCACGGTCCTCGAGCAAGCCAACGCACCGGCAGGAGAACGCCATGTATGA
- a CDS encoding class I SAM-dependent methyltransferase translates to MYRARPLGDYGIDAPWVPWLIAGIGVVYLVLAGCAVWLWDAAPTGIVVGVIGLLVLVSAGLFWHASLRGKFAVWREVLNKVPSAQHVLDMGCGRGAVAIMTAQRFPDAQITGVDLWRSIDQSGNGPDAAASNAARNGVDDRIVFLTADMTALPAPDDAFDLVTASLSIHNISRSAGRGQAIDEAWRVLAPGGRLVIADISKVREYERRLRAHGAADVAKRAAGWRMWWSGPWMATGILEATKPVA, encoded by the coding sequence ATGTACCGCGCGCGGCCGCTCGGCGACTATGGCATCGACGCTCCCTGGGTTCCCTGGCTGATCGCCGGCATCGGCGTCGTCTACCTGGTGCTCGCGGGGTGCGCTGTGTGGCTGTGGGATGCCGCGCCGACGGGCATCGTCGTCGGAGTGATCGGGCTCCTTGTGCTCGTATCCGCGGGACTGTTCTGGCACGCGAGCCTGCGCGGAAAGTTCGCAGTCTGGCGGGAAGTGCTCAACAAGGTGCCGTCCGCGCAACACGTCCTCGACATGGGGTGTGGTCGCGGGGCCGTGGCGATCATGACGGCGCAGCGGTTTCCCGACGCGCAGATCACGGGCGTCGACCTCTGGCGGTCGATCGATCAGTCTGGCAACGGACCCGACGCCGCAGCATCCAATGCCGCTCGCAACGGGGTCGACGACAGGATCGTCTTCCTGACCGCCGACATGACGGCGCTCCCGGCGCCCGACGATGCGTTCGACCTCGTGACGGCGAGCCTGTCGATCCACAACATTTCACGCTCCGCCGGTCGTGGTCAGGCCATCGACGAGGCCTGGAGGGTGCTCGCGCCGGGCGGTCGACTGGTCATCGCCGACATCTCCAAGGTCCGCGAGTACGAGCGGCGCCTGCGCGCACACGGGGCGGCCGATGTCGCCAAGCGCGCCGCGGGATGGCGGATGTGGTGGAGCGGTCCGTGGATGGCCACCGGCATCCTCGAGGCGACCAAGCCGGTAGCCTGA
- a CDS encoding type II toxin-antitoxin system Phd/YefM family antitoxin encodes MKSVSVRELRQNPAGMLRDVEAGETYAITSRNRQIARIEPIVASTQVIPAKREGRPQLAERSPHTVRTAASVDELLDDLKGDW; translated from the coding sequence ATGAAGAGTGTGTCTGTGCGGGAACTGCGCCAGAACCCCGCGGGAATGCTGCGCGATGTCGAGGCGGGGGAGACCTACGCGATCACGTCGCGGAATCGGCAGATCGCGCGCATTGAGCCCATCGTCGCTTCCACTCAGGTGATCCCTGCGAAGCGCGAGGGGAGGCCACAACTGGCCGAGCGGTCACCGCACACCGTGCGGACCGCCGCGTCCGTGGATGAGCTGCTCGATGACCTGAAAGGCGATTGGTGA
- a CDS encoding DUF2087 domain-containing protein, which produces MSEKWRGVVAALLNPDLRAALGELSAGVQLTDARRTRALRRLAELGLVEVDETGQATFSDAALTAMLAENTPPRPTGPERFLDSDGRIDRYPMRMSERRALLVWIVEHTLQPGEVLDERALNERLAQFTADVAVLRRYLVDHDLVERTPSGSQYARVTPAAE; this is translated from the coding sequence ATGAGTGAGAAGTGGCGCGGCGTTGTGGCGGCGCTGCTGAATCCAGATCTGCGTGCTGCGCTCGGCGAGTTGAGCGCGGGTGTACAGCTGACCGACGCTCGACGGACGCGCGCGTTGCGGCGCCTGGCCGAGCTGGGGCTGGTCGAGGTCGACGAGACCGGCCAGGCGACGTTCTCGGATGCCGCGTTGACGGCGATGCTCGCCGAGAACACCCCTCCTCGCCCGACGGGGCCGGAGCGCTTCCTCGATTCCGACGGCCGCATCGATCGCTACCCCATGCGCATGTCCGAGCGGCGTGCGCTGCTCGTCTGGATCGTGGAGCACACGCTGCAACCTGGCGAGGTGCTCGACGAGCGGGCGCTCAACGAGCGGCTCGCGCAGTTCACGGCTGACGTCGCAGTTCTGCGGCGCTACCTCGTCGACCACGACCTCGTCGAGCGCACCCCGTCTGGTTCGCAGTACGCGCGCGTCACACCCGCTGCGGAGTGA
- a CDS encoding acetyltransferase, with product MRLPSLWDDGLMMSSRGEPTVPALCIRPSTGAAEYPALVEIWRSAVDATHDFLADAHRDEIESRLQSDYFPAVTLSVAELDGEPVGFSGVLDSNLEMLFVDATRRGAGIGTALLNHAITERGVAKVDVNEQNVSAADFYAHRGFEVVGRSETDEAGRPYPLLHMKLNEPS from the coding sequence ATGCGTCTGCCATCGCTCTGGGATGATGGGCTGATGATGTCTTCGCGAGGGGAACCCACCGTGCCTGCTCTGTGTATTCGGCCGTCAACCGGGGCTGCGGAGTACCCGGCGCTCGTTGAGATCTGGCGCAGCGCGGTGGATGCGACGCACGACTTCCTCGCGGATGCTCATCGCGACGAGATCGAAAGCCGCCTGCAGTCTGACTACTTCCCGGCCGTGACCCTCTCGGTCGCAGAGCTTGATGGTGAGCCGGTGGGATTCTCCGGTGTTCTCGACAGTAATCTGGAGATGCTGTTCGTTGACGCGACGCGACGCGGAGCTGGAATCGGCACGGCGCTTCTCAACCATGCAATCACGGAGCGCGGCGTCGCCAAGGTGGATGTCAACGAACAGAATGTGTCGGCTGCAGACTTCTACGCTCACCGAGGATTCGAGGTCGTTGGTCGCAGCGAGACGGACGAGGCTGGTCGGCCGTACCCGTTGCTCCACATGAAGCTCAACGAGCCGTCCTGA
- a CDS encoding NUDIX domain-containing protein, producing the protein MPISPYLTSLRERVGNDLLLLPAVSAVIRNDVGEVLLARSHGNDEWALIGGGLEPGEEPASAILREIREELGVEARVLRIVGAYGGESMFITYPNGDRCAYVTTAYACRLVSEAFTIEEDELREVAWFTPEDLSQLETQPYVARILADAGMAI; encoded by the coding sequence ATGCCAATCTCGCCCTACCTCACGTCGCTGCGCGAGCGTGTCGGTAACGACTTACTTCTTCTCCCCGCGGTGTCGGCGGTGATCCGCAATGACGTCGGGGAGGTCCTTCTCGCACGATCGCACGGTAACGATGAGTGGGCTCTCATCGGAGGAGGCTTGGAGCCCGGCGAAGAGCCAGCCTCTGCAATCCTCCGAGAGATCCGCGAAGAGCTGGGCGTCGAGGCGCGAGTCTTGCGAATCGTCGGGGCGTACGGAGGCGAAAGCATGTTCATCACCTACCCGAACGGAGATCGCTGTGCGTATGTCACGACCGCGTACGCATGTCGGCTCGTGTCTGAGGCGTTCACTATTGAAGAGGATGAGCTGCGTGAAGTCGCCTGGTTCACGCCCGAAGATCTATCACAACTCGAGACACAGCCATACGTGGCCCGGATTCTGGCGGACGCAGGCATGGCGATCTGA
- a CDS encoding GNAT family N-acetyltransferase yields the protein MTEDIDIAIVETLTDDDLRQVSVLLSQLSSTASFDPDRVHALIAASGVDLFVARNAGHIVGMATLVTFPLVTGWRGIVEDVVVNRSARGRGIARLLLDAITDESTRRHLRTLELTSRPSRESALRLYESAGFRRRETNVLRYLPPEE from the coding sequence ATGACCGAGGACATCGACATCGCGATCGTTGAGACACTGACGGACGACGATCTTCGACAGGTGAGTGTTCTACTTTCCCAGCTGTCATCTACCGCATCCTTCGACCCCGACCGCGTGCACGCGTTGATCGCCGCGTCAGGCGTAGATCTCTTCGTCGCGCGGAACGCGGGACACATCGTCGGAATGGCGACTCTTGTGACCTTCCCGCTGGTGACCGGCTGGCGCGGGATCGTGGAAGATGTCGTTGTCAACCGCAGTGCGCGCGGGCGAGGCATCGCTCGCTTACTCCTTGATGCAATCACTGACGAATCAACCCGTCGGCATCTTCGCACGCTGGAACTCACCTCTCGGCCGTCGCGTGAGTCGGCTTTGAGACTCTACGAGTCGGCAGGATTTCGGCGTCGAGAAACGAACGTTCTGAGGTACCTACCGCCGGAGGAATGA
- a CDS encoding AAA family ATPase translates to MTSVGSESTHLVILRGDSASGKTTTALALRAKLGPKVALIHQDYFRREILSNDDRPQRSRDASILIVSAARDALNLGYDVILDGIFNLRDYSALFERLHNDHRGQTRIYQFDIGLDETIRRHAGRPLSKEFGADKIRDWYDGWQPLPWHDETRIGSDISTEDLVSSILQDLCLEQPPRLATKSE, encoded by the coding sequence GTGACTTCCGTCGGCAGCGAGTCCACTCATCTTGTGATCCTTCGAGGAGATTCCGCCTCGGGAAAGACGACGACGGCGTTGGCGCTACGCGCAAAACTCGGCCCGAAGGTTGCCCTCATCCATCAGGACTACTTCCGCCGCGAGATCTTGAGCAACGATGACAGGCCACAACGATCCCGCGACGCAAGCATCCTGATCGTCAGCGCTGCGCGCGACGCTCTGAACCTCGGATACGACGTCATCTTGGACGGAATCTTCAACCTCCGCGACTACTCGGCGCTGTTCGAGCGTCTGCATAACGACCACCGCGGACAGACCCGGATCTACCAGTTCGACATCGGACTCGACGAGACGATCCGACGCCACGCAGGACGGCCACTGTCGAAGGAGTTCGGTGCGGACAAGATTCGCGACTGGTACGACGGGTGGCAACCACTCCCCTGGCACGACGAGACACGCATCGGTAGCGACATCTCGACAGAGGACCTGGTGTCGTCGATCCTGCAGGACCTCTGTCTTGAGCAGCCACCACGGCTGGCGACTAAGAGCGAATAG
- a CDS encoding MFS transporter produces the protein MWRAWIIWGVAVAAYVLSVMNRTSLGAVGVDAAHRFHADASTLSMFAVVQLAVYGAMQLPIGLLLDRWGTRPIIVLGMALMAVGQLVMAFSPNVGIAIGARMIIGAGDAAVFPSVLRVVATWFPAQRGSLMVQLTGIVGLTGQLLSIAPLASLLHATSWEITFASIAGLCVLFAILLQLIVRNHPPTVSSDVTVNTDTGAIRVVTSAADTRVGVRAALAHPGTRLAFWSHFTTPFAGTAFIMLWGIPFLTAGEGRTTAEAAAITTVYIVVGMVLGPLMGALSGRLPNHRSRALVLPTVAFQMIAWLAVIAWPGPAPLWLLLVLAVAMGTGGPASMIAFDHARTHNPSHRLSTATGITNTGGFVAGLVAIFLIGVALDLQGAGTPATYSLDAFRIAFLTQVPLWLLGAFFIVYERKRTRILLGMDEPRRASGRRG, from the coding sequence ATGTGGCGGGCGTGGATCATCTGGGGCGTTGCCGTGGCCGCCTATGTTCTCTCGGTCATGAACCGCACGTCGCTGGGAGCGGTGGGCGTCGACGCGGCGCACCGGTTTCACGCGGATGCCTCGACCCTGTCGATGTTCGCGGTGGTGCAGCTTGCGGTCTATGGTGCGATGCAACTGCCGATCGGACTTCTGCTCGATCGCTGGGGCACACGCCCGATCATCGTGCTCGGCATGGCGCTGATGGCCGTCGGCCAGTTGGTGATGGCCTTCTCACCCAACGTCGGCATCGCCATCGGCGCGCGGATGATCATCGGCGCCGGCGACGCAGCGGTCTTCCCCAGCGTGTTGCGCGTGGTCGCCACCTGGTTCCCCGCGCAGCGTGGTTCGCTCATGGTGCAGTTGACCGGCATCGTGGGCCTGACCGGACAGCTTCTGTCGATCGCTCCGCTGGCGTCCCTCTTGCACGCCACCTCGTGGGAGATCACCTTCGCGTCGATCGCCGGGCTGTGCGTGCTGTTCGCCATCCTGCTGCAGCTCATCGTGCGCAACCATCCGCCCACGGTGTCATCCGACGTCACGGTCAACACCGACACCGGTGCGATTAGGGTGGTGACCTCTGCCGCCGACACCCGGGTCGGTGTGCGCGCGGCGTTGGCTCATCCCGGCACCCGGCTGGCGTTCTGGTCGCATTTCACCACACCGTTCGCCGGCACGGCGTTCATCATGCTGTGGGGCATTCCCTTCCTCACCGCCGGTGAGGGGCGCACGACCGCCGAGGCCGCAGCTATCACGACGGTCTACATCGTGGTGGGGATGGTGCTCGGACCGCTCATGGGTGCACTGTCGGGGCGCCTGCCCAATCACCGCTCGCGTGCGCTCGTGCTGCCCACCGTCGCTTTTCAGATGATCGCGTGGCTTGCGGTGATCGCATGGCCCGGCCCTGCTCCGTTGTGGCTGCTGCTTGTGCTCGCCGTCGCGATGGGCACCGGTGGGCCGGCATCCATGATCGCGTTCGACCACGCGCGTACCCACAACCCCAGCCACCGGCTCAGTACCGCGACCGGCATCACCAACACCGGCGGCTTCGTCGCAGGGCTCGTCGCGATCTTCCTCATCGGCGTGGCCCTGGACCTACAGGGTGCGGGGACACCGGCGACCTACAGCCTCGACGCCTTCCGCATCGCGTTCCTCACGCAGGTGCCGTTGTGGCTGCTCGGTGCGTTCTTCATCGTGTACGAGCGCAAGCGCACCCGCATTCTGCTGGGCATGGACGAGCCGCGCCGCGCGAGCGGCCGGCGGGGATAG
- a CDS encoding FBP domain-containing protein — protein sequence MHALTEKDLRASFVNASQRERNSLTLPHDFDETDWATIDFLGWRDAKFALQGYIVVPVDGQPVGILMRESDQRSRTRPQCSWCEDVTLPNDVVFFSAKRSGRAGRNGDTVGTLVCAHFECPRNVRKLPPLAYPGYDREAARERRIVALRENVANFARDIRDSR from the coding sequence ATGCACGCCCTCACCGAGAAGGACCTCCGCGCGTCCTTCGTGAACGCTTCGCAGCGTGAACGGAATTCACTGACCCTCCCCCACGACTTCGACGAGACCGACTGGGCCACGATCGACTTTCTCGGCTGGCGCGACGCCAAATTCGCGCTGCAGGGATACATCGTCGTGCCGGTGGATGGCCAGCCCGTCGGCATCCTGATGCGCGAATCAGACCAGCGATCGCGCACCCGCCCGCAATGCTCATGGTGCGAAGACGTCACGCTCCCCAACGACGTGGTCTTCTTCAGCGCCAAGCGCAGTGGGCGCGCCGGTCGCAACGGCGACACCGTCGGCACGCTTGTGTGCGCGCACTTCGAATGCCCGCGCAACGTGCGCAAACTCCCGCCGCTGGCGTATCCGGGATACGACCGCGAGGCAGCACGCGAGCGACGGATTGTCGCGCTGCGCGAGAACGTGGCGAACTTCGCCCGCGATATTCGCGACAGTCGCTGA
- a CDS encoding phosphoribosyltransferase family protein: MALFADRADAGRDLAVHLDGWRDTDAVVVGIARGGVIVAAAVAAELELPLTAVAVRKLGMPGHEEVALGAIAEGVRIVDERILRRAGVDNAELAQIEKRERAVLARRQALIPAATPALQGRSVLLIDDGIATGATARAAARGIRVSKPATVILAVPVAPADWHPDETAAVDQYICAHPVDQLWAVGASYDDFTQTTDDDIARLLGTTGS; the protein is encoded by the coding sequence ATGGCACTGTTCGCCGACCGCGCCGACGCGGGTCGCGATCTGGCAGTCCATCTGGACGGCTGGCGCGACACCGATGCCGTGGTCGTGGGAATCGCTCGAGGCGGTGTGATCGTCGCGGCGGCAGTGGCGGCGGAGTTGGAGCTGCCCCTGACCGCGGTGGCGGTGCGCAAGCTCGGCATGCCGGGCCATGAAGAGGTCGCGCTCGGAGCTATCGCCGAAGGCGTACGGATCGTCGACGAGAGGATTCTGCGACGCGCGGGCGTCGACAACGCAGAACTGGCCCAGATCGAGAAACGCGAGCGAGCCGTTCTCGCCCGCCGCCAGGCGCTGATCCCGGCTGCTACTCCCGCGCTGCAGGGACGTTCGGTGCTGCTCATCGACGACGGTATCGCCACAGGCGCGACTGCCCGCGCCGCTGCGCGAGGCATACGAGTGAGCAAGCCGGCCACCGTCATCCTCGCCGTTCCCGTTGCGCCCGCAGACTGGCATCCGGACGAGACTGCGGCTGTCGACCAATACATCTGCGCCCACCCCGTCGACCAGCTCTGGGCGGTGGGCGCCTCCTACGACGACTTCACCCAGACCACGGACGACGACATCGCACGACTTCTCGGCACGACCGGCTCCTGA
- a CDS encoding SGNH/GDSL hydrolase family protein, with protein sequence MSDVRFVAIGDSFTEGVGDELPDGLVRGWADLVAQGWANAVGKPVEYANLAIRGKLIEPIVEQQLEPALALHPTHLSFNGGGNDMLRPRTSIEHVADLFMHVLRRCDEEGVKLIALSGANPSAQLPLRRLIQRRGDVLSAAVAERLADRPDVITAWNWPDRELSTPGYWSADRLHMNPRGHHRVAARVLTSVGQKPPTDWWSLPELEDAGLRGAAYYRAHVLPWVQRRLKGTSSGDGRAAKYADWVEVTPQRV encoded by the coding sequence GTGTCAGACGTGCGTTTCGTAGCCATTGGGGACTCATTCACCGAAGGAGTGGGCGACGAACTGCCCGACGGCCTCGTGCGCGGCTGGGCCGACCTCGTCGCGCAGGGCTGGGCGAACGCGGTGGGCAAGCCCGTCGAATACGCCAATCTTGCGATCCGCGGCAAGCTCATCGAACCCATCGTCGAGCAGCAGCTCGAACCCGCGCTGGCGCTGCATCCCACACATCTTTCGTTCAACGGCGGTGGTAACGACATGCTCCGCCCTCGCACGTCGATCGAGCATGTCGCCGACCTCTTCATGCACGTCCTGCGGCGATGCGACGAAGAGGGTGTGAAGCTCATCGCACTCTCGGGCGCGAACCCTTCTGCCCAGCTTCCCCTACGCCGGCTCATCCAACGTCGCGGAGACGTGCTGTCTGCCGCGGTGGCCGAGCGTCTCGCGGATCGCCCCGACGTGATCACCGCGTGGAACTGGCCCGATCGCGAGTTGAGCACTCCGGGCTATTGGTCAGCAGATCGGCTGCACATGAACCCACGAGGTCATCATCGTGTTGCCGCTCGGGTGCTCACGTCTGTGGGGCAGAAGCCTCCGACTGACTGGTGGTCGCTGCCAGAGCTCGAGGACGCCGGACTCCGGGGCGCCGCCTACTACCGCGCGCATGTACTGCCGTGGGTACAGCGCCGGCTGAAGGGCACCTCGTCGGGCGACGGCCGCGCTGCCAAATACGCCGACTGGGTCGAGGTCACTCCGCAGCGGGTGTGA
- a CDS encoding aminotransferase class I/II-fold pyridoxal phosphate-dependent enzyme — translation MTEEDRGHHEVADVSTDFALAARLDDLRREYDDLKARGLTLDLTRGKPSAEQLDLSEPLLALPGEGQHTAEDGTDTRNYGGLSGLLELRRIFAELLDVPVGQLLAQGNASLTLMYDTIVQALLFGVPGSDRPWSREEQVTFLCPVPGYDRHFAICEELGIRMVTVPMTPDGPDAEAVAALVAEDASIRGLWVVPTYANPDGAVVSETVARRLVSMPTAAPDFRIFWDNAYVVHHLTDVETPSVNAVALASDAGNPDRVFLYASTSKITFAGAGVAFFAASPANIDWYQAHLGIRSIGPDKVNQLRHAMFFRNADGVRAHMRRHREILAPKFSAVGEILTRRLSEAGVASWTEPLGGYFVSVDVVPGTASRVVQLAKDAGIALTPAGSTFPYHRDPQDRNIRLAPSMPPLDEVRAAMDGVATCILLAAAEAAAAITPSPAADEA, via the coding sequence GTGACTGAAGAAGACCGCGGCCACCATGAGGTCGCCGATGTGAGCACCGATTTCGCCCTCGCCGCACGCCTCGACGACCTCCGCCGCGAGTATGACGATCTCAAGGCCCGCGGGCTGACGCTCGATCTGACGCGCGGCAAGCCGTCCGCCGAGCAGCTTGATCTCTCTGAGCCGCTGCTGGCGCTGCCCGGCGAGGGCCAGCACACGGCCGAAGACGGCACCGATACCCGCAACTACGGCGGATTGTCGGGTCTGCTCGAGCTGCGGCGCATCTTCGCCGAGCTGCTGGATGTGCCCGTCGGACAGCTGTTGGCGCAGGGCAACGCCTCACTCACGCTGATGTACGACACGATCGTGCAGGCTCTGCTGTTCGGCGTGCCCGGCTCCGACCGTCCGTGGTCGCGCGAAGAGCAGGTGACGTTCCTCTGCCCCGTTCCCGGATACGACCGCCACTTCGCGATCTGCGAGGAACTCGGCATCCGAATGGTCACCGTGCCGATGACGCCGGACGGGCCGGATGCCGAGGCCGTGGCGGCTCTCGTCGCCGAGGACGCGAGCATCAGGGGGTTGTGGGTGGTTCCGACGTATGCCAATCCCGATGGCGCAGTCGTCTCCGAAACCGTCGCCCGACGACTCGTGTCGATGCCCACGGCCGCGCCCGACTTCCGCATCTTCTGGGACAACGCATACGTCGTGCACCACCTCACCGACGTCGAGACCCCGTCGGTCAACGCCGTCGCCCTGGCCTCCGACGCCGGCAACCCCGACCGTGTGTTCCTCTACGCCTCGACCTCGAAGATCACCTTCGCCGGAGCGGGAGTCGCCTTCTTCGCAGCATCCCCCGCCAATATCGACTGGTACCAGGCGCACCTCGGCATCCGCTCGATCGGTCCCGACAAGGTCAACCAGTTGCGGCATGCGATGTTCTTTCGCAATGCCGATGGGGTGCGCGCACACATGCGGCGCCACCGTGAGATCCTCGCGCCGAAGTTCTCCGCGGTCGGCGAGATCCTCACGCGGCGGCTTTCAGAGGCGGGCGTAGCGAGCTGGACCGAGCCGCTCGGTGGATATTTCGTCTCCGTCGACGTGGTGCCGGGCACCGCGTCGCGTGTGGTGCAGCTGGCGAAGGATGCCGGAATCGCGCTGACGCCGGCGGGATCCACGTTCCCCTACCACCGCGATCCGCAGGACCGGAACATCCGTCTCGCACCGTCGATGCCGCCGCTGGACGAGGTGCGCGCCGCCATGGATGGTGTTGCTACGTGCATCCTCCTGGCTGCTGCCGAAGCCGCCGCGGCGATCACGCCGAGCCCGGCAGCGGACGAAGCGTGA